GAGTCGTTTCCTAAAGGACTTCTGCACGCCGATGCGGTTTGTGTTATCTTGTCGAGGGATTCTGCCTCATACACCGAACCTGGGAATAATATTAACAGACAGTTAAATGGGGTTTGGAGGGCGGGAGACTCCTGCATAACAAActgcaggttaaaaaaaaagttagaaaaacTCTGAGCCGCGAAATGAAAGCTTCCACATATGATTGGGAGATACATTCAAATATCTTCCGCTGAAAAcactgtatattaatatatgatGGTATAAAAAGGCTTTGACCAGTATGGTTTTCTGTAAATTGGTGTGATGTCAGTATTTCTGTATAAAAGAGACCCTACCAGGCAACAAAAAGGTGCTTTTGTTTGAATTATGGGAGATATAATGACACTAAGGACGAAaaaacttcttttttcttcaacttTGTCTCATGAGTCCAcaaactttatggaagtgcaacaCTAAACCACTGGAGTAGCTGTTTAAAGCTACTGATAacaatatattttacttttatgtaatATCTTTAAATTTGAGCTAAAGTTTTGACACAATAATTTTACTTGTCTGGGTGTGACTAATGCTCTGATTTAACATTAAAACTCTGTTGAGACTCCAAGTAATGAAATTATGCCGGGAACAGcagctctttaaaaaaaaatgcttcgTTTGCACGTTTAAACTTCTTAAACTACCGTAAAAGTCGTGTAAACTTTACATTGTTGCTGTTAATTTTCAAACGCAGGTTACACAGTGACGTGCTGTTATCTCTTTTAATCCATTATAAGGCTGTAAAATTCTTTTTCCTGATTgacaacaaatctcatgaaaagtcagttttttaatgctttctgacttccctaccctCGCTGCGCCACAAGCCCACTGGTTCccactgaagatgtaaatctttaaaaaaaaaacaggctgtgaatatttagtttcatatttaaaaaaaaaaaaagtgaaataattttCTAACAGCAGGGCACTTTAGCTTTTAGCAGaagttactcaaacaggagtaaatagtacATTTGTtgagggactattttcagctgtggattaatacacttTTGTTGCAGtggtgagtatttacagcagcggGACGACGTGTGTGGGATGAGatgtgcaacagtgtggctcactgatgtgtttttaatagttttttttaaaaaggaaagatTATTTGTACAGCAGATTTCAACAACGAGGCAATTCAAAgtactttacataaaacataataggAATCGAGAAAGAATGTAAAAGCAAgtgttaaattggaaataaaaataagctaaaatagaataagacagttGCCATGTAAGATATTAATCAGaagcctcaaatttgattttaaaaaaaggcagcaacaaacagaaaattctTCAGCTGTGATATAAAAGAAcagagagttgcagcagacctgcaggtttctgggagtttgttccagatatgtggagtaTTAAAACCGAACGCTGCTCCTTCATGTTTTTAACACAACAAAGCAGctttacagcacagaggaataagatatatcaggctccGGATACACagataatacttgttagtaggatcattgtttgtattgttttggtgttttcatgggatttgttgacaataagaaaaataaagaatatccCCAGACTTCCTTCAGTCTGCTAATTATACAGCAGTGAATGGATacccagaaacacagcagcatggtgcagataaacacactgtttgtttgtttttatttttctatgtgGTAAGTTTTCATGATAGCTAATCATTTCCATTTTGGATTCATTATTTggtttattatttatctatttattggATTCATTGAAGTCTCTCTCAGGAGTGAACATGTTTccttgttgttattattaattctgtTAGTTTGTGATTCTTTTTGCCATTCAAAGCATTTTAGggaattttctgttttctgtattcactattttttatatttttgtgtgtagaAGATTCTTTCATTATAAATATTGGGATGAATaacactgttctgattggtcaagTCTGGAAGTAGAATGACTCCTAATGATTCAGATCACAACAGCCTGAATGATGGTTGTTTTAACATTATGATACTACGTGGTGTTTACTTGACAATGTCTCAGATCTAAACAATGTTCtgttaaattttatttattgggaGCAATCAGTACACATTGCagatgttttgtctgtcttttacATTACAGATATTATTACCATTTTGTCTGTATGATTAGCAGGAATATGTACTGTTACTGTCCTCTGCAGCAGTAGTTTCCAACCTGTGAGTCGTCCGATGGGTCACAAGTTACATTTTAGAGGATTAATAGGATTGTAATCTGTGCTTTTATCTGGTGAAATACTGAATAATTTCTGTTTCTGGTCactaaaaaatattaaaaagaatcAATCTGAGATgtttaaatgagaaaaacagtctTTGGTTGAGCTGTTCATAATTCATAGATGAACAATAAGCAACCAGTGACGACCAGCTGCAAACCAAACAGCTTTAAAGCATGATAACCCACAACATCTACTGAAATCACTAcaatacatataataataaaattcacCACAATTAAATAAAGGCAATTAAGTACAAAATAAATTTCACCTTTAGCTGAGGGCTTATATTGTCTGACCcttatttgatatttaataaaACCCGATATTGACAAACCAATATCTGTTAAGACCAAAGTTATCAAAGTGTGACTGTTGACCTTTACGCTaccatgttgttgtttttttctctgtccttTATCCAACAGCACTCtccctgttttctctctgcagtatCTCTTTCAGGCACATTCATgtatctctctcacacacacacacacacacacacactctgttcGTGCCTCGCTTGCATGTTTTTTGAAGCCGGCGAGAGGTAAATCTTGGCCCTCCGAGTGTTGGTGCAGTCAGCTGGGGTGTTCTGGATATAAACGTTGCTTTAGTCAGGACTGCCTCTGATCTGCCTAATCTCCCCGGGCTGGATTACAGGTTGGGCTCTAATCCGTGAAGTGGAGTCTCTGTGAATGTGCCTGTGAGTGCTCTAATCCAGAGACTGTCAGGTGCTTTAGATGAAAGCTAATTGCATGTCACAGTTTAACGCCGGTGACAACAGAGCGAGCTTCCACAACAAGGAGTTAGGTCTGATGATGACTGGGCACGCGCTTCAGATGTGCTGTGTAATTTTTGTGTTTGATAATCTCAGGGGGAGGAAGAAAAGTGAAGAAATcccttccaaaaaaaaaaataaaaaatgagactCCGGTGACACTTTTCTCTTACAAAATTATTCATGAAGTTGCACAAAATTTTCACAAACATACTGAAGGCATCTCAAGTTCCTGcttgataaaaatgataaaactttAAACATTTGACTCCTAAACCTGCTCGGATTTGTATTGTTTAGGaaatatttgcacattaaaatgttatatccacacatacactgtaAGTTATTAGCCTGACAGTCACTTAAACCAGCTCAAAGCAGTTTCCTAATATCCCCTTTTATCTGATTTCTGGACTCTGTTGAGGCTAAAACCCAGTTACTGAGAAGCATAAGTAATTACCGTGCTACGAAAAAATGATATTCCATTCGATCATTAGAGACCTCGCTCTTTAACGACTCAGAATAGGaatattcatgaaaaataaaacgGGGGTTTATGATTCGGATTACGGGTCAAAGGTCATTTAGAGAGAATATATATTCAGTCGCGATTATTGCAAACATGTGAAACGTTTAAACCCACCAGGGATCAAGTTTTACAAATCCATTTAACCAAATCCTATACATGTAATTGGAAAGAATAATAAtctgatgtttaaatgtttctgcACGACCTCATAATCTAACATACAATGTGTGTAGAAACCTTACTGTTCTGTCAGTGACAATTAACTTCAGTTAGCTGCTGTGTTTTCCTATAAATGCATGTTCATTTGTGCCATAACAACCTTCAAAATGAACAACTGACACAAGatgaaacatgaacattaaaccCAAGAATGAAGACTGAACTATAACGTTATAATCGACTTTATCGCTGCCCAGCTGACAGTCTATAAGATACTATTTCACTGAACTTTTACATCCTAAGGAGGTTTATGTTAGACTATAATGGTGCCAATAAATCCTGAACAGGAAGCCTCCCTTATCCTCGTACTGGATTTATCTTTTTACGATACATCACCAGTGAGGCAACATAACAGACTTTTGTTTCCAGCAATGGAAGACAAAAGAAGATGTTCATTAATACGGTTTAACTGCCCCGCTGCGTAAGGAAACGACCTGACTGCTGGAATTCATATTTCTACAAACATTCTGCTCTGACGATcttgcagcctttttttttttttctttcctcctttatGAAACCAACTTGGCTGCAAAGACGGGATTTTTTTTTCCGTGTTTGAAAAGCTTCGGCGTATCATGtctcattcagaaaaaaaaaaaaaaaaagctcaggcTAGAAAGATGTAACAGCTAAGCCAACGTCTCCACAATGCCACTAACGGTTTGTTCTCATCAGGTCATTCATCATCGGGCTCTCTTCAAAAACAACTGGAGGCCATCTTTTCAAACTCCTCCACTCTGAAGTCAAGTGCATAAAATGAACGTGCGCTTTAGAGAGAGATCACAACCGCTGCAACAGTTTACTCAGTCagagctccacacacacacacacacacacacacacaaacacacacacacaccggggCGTACTGTACTACAATGTCATTCAGAGAACTTTCTGAATGAGAGAAGACCTTATTTTCAGGAGTATTGATCGCGAGGTGAAGGTACGAAATGTAAACGATTCGACCAGATAGATCTGCTGTCACATTCCTCGGCCGGGGTTTGGACATCACTGTCACGGGCCTCTGTGGGGTGCACGGGGAATCTTCGCTCTCTCATCTGTGTGATTGTTAGAGGAGAGACACAGAATGAATCATCAATCATCCATTCAGGGCACATTCAGCAGGTAATAGTCTGCTGTTGCATCACGTCTGCACCCGAGAAGCGCTTCATTCATCTCGACGTATGGCAGGAATACCCTTAATCTTGATTAGGACGACTCGCACAAGACGTTTCACACGCTGTAAGAGTTGATTACGGCATTAACACCTTTTGTTGAAGGTGCTGACATGCTTGTAGATGGATTATTAGGATGTAAACAGATTTCAACCAGGAAGCCACAATCAACCGTATCATAAGACAGAAGGTTGACACTGGACAAAAATCCAGATTATTGTTCAacgaaaacattttttaaatgatttattttctacAGTATTCTTGCACTGCAACCACAGTAAGATTAAGTTGAGGGAAAGAtcaaagaaagaacaaaaaatctAGGACAAAAAGGCCAACATTAATAATTAGACTGCTACAAGACACAACTCCCATTTCTTGCATGAAAGTCGGACATGCTGCATCCACCACCTGAGGCCACATAAAACTCTGAGTAGATTCAGGActaaagctgtgtgtgtatgcacaaagccagaaatatgcatacacacTCTTTTTGTCAGATTAATAAAGCTGTTCCACAGTTCTGTTTTATGCATCTCAGTCATTGAGGAACTGGTGCATGAGCCTCGTTTCCACTCCCACAgttagccataaatggatgaagaccaACTCTGAACCAGCCGTTTTCATATCAATTCACcacctgctccaccagtctgtacacctgtcagtgaaacaagcaggaaagaagaagtgcagtttcaACGATTGTGTTgtagaacagctgtcattacacaCGACCATTACGCAGAGCTGTGTGGTTCTTTATAccgtccatatcattaattcatcacatagACTGTAAACCATCACTGATTAGTTTTCACCTTTATCTAAAACCGACCTCACAAAGTGTGTCACAGCTAAGGATAGAATAAAAAGAATAGTAAcagcaaaatgaaatgttgactcctatgtaaattaaaagaatcacacaaaagcaattaatcaatgttaccttaataaatgtgtctttgattggcattttaaaaatctctgtgtaaatgcaaaaaaaatcatcagtgCAGCTGATTATCAagctaaacaaacaatattttactAGAAGATTCTGTCTCTCAGCTTATATTTCAtgtccacctcatcacatcaccctcagaTCACTTTAGAAAGACATGTGGACGTCTGCTCTAAAGAGATGTGTGAGATGCACACGTTCTGattttataaataccagtttgtGTGCAGGAAATGGTGTATGCATTGGTTTTTGTGTGCACACACGTGACCCCTGATGTCCACACGTTCAATAAAAGACCGCACTGATTCCTGTGTTGGAACTAAACGTTTGTAATGGACATAGTAATTCGTAAGGTgtgaaattaaaagtaattcGAAGGGCCACCCTGCTGGTCCACCGAGCCTGCACAGTCCTCTAGTTTTGTAGAGGATTCAATCCTTCATGTAGAgaaatttgttttaatacagaaaatGCTTTCGATATAGATCCTAAACATTTCTGTCTAACAAGATTTTCCGACATTTagaattttttgtttgttttttcatcattCCTCAGACAAATTTCACCTGATTTTccccaaatttggcacacaaaATCGCTAACTGTTGGTACGTTAACTGGCGTTACACATAACATGATACATTTAAATCAACAAGTCCAAATTCAAcaattcaacaacaacaatgttgTTTATAAGTGCCCTCCACATAGAAGCATGTTCTGATCTGACGCCCCATCTCGGCAGGACAACATAGTTTGTCAGCACCTTCCataactgttacaaatcactgttggaAACATAGAGGTGTTTATGAGCTATGGCAAAGGTttgattaggtttaggcacatAAACGACTTGGtcagggaaagattgtggtttagGTTATGAAACTGACTTTGTTAAGATTAGATGACCTTCGTCATCATAGTCAAAATAACAACCATTTGATTAAAGTTAGGGGATGATTGTCGTCATCGTTTGCCAATGTTTTGTTTACTCACCCATCTACCCTGACCTCCTCCCGGCAGACTATGTGGCTTTTTGTCAATATCAAACTGTTTTCTCCAAAATTCCTCTAGCCACTTCAtggctttgtcacttgaacgtaaacatatgttgttttagggcattttctaaaatgactgttgttgtttttctttgaggaTCTAATTTAAAAGGGCATAACTAACTGCTGATGAGTCTTACTCACTTGAAATTTGGCACccttataataatataatatttcctGACAGAATTTGTCTTTGGTCCAAAACTCAAGGCCACCATCGGGCCAATCTGTATGAATATGTGTCACCACTTGTATTTTGATGCAACTCTGGATCCAGAGGATTGAGAGAGAATTGTGCAGCCTTGTTGGCGTTGTGAGCTCTCTTAGTGGTTTCCAATTGAAATTCTACCCAACAGtgatttttgcttgtttgtttgtgtttccaggttTCCAGCGCTGATTCACCAAGTTCAGGAAATTCAGACTTGAGAGAGAGTTCAAAATCCAAAGTGAAGACATACTGGACCGAGAGCAGCAAGGCCTTCTCCATCAGTCGCCTCCTGTCCCAGTCGCTCTACGGCAAAGAGAACTTCACCTCTCTGGATCTGAACTATGATGAGGCGGACCCGTTCTCTAAACAGGAGCAGTGGAACTGGCTTTACAACGCCTCAAACCCCCGCGACCCTCGATCCAGGACGAAAAGGAGGCCCATCGTCAAGACCGGCAAGTTCAAGAAGATGTTCGGTTGGGGCGACTTCCATTCCAACATCAAGACGGTGAAGCTGAACCTTCTCATCACCGGCAAAATCGTGGATCACGGAAACGGGACCTTTAGCGTCTACTTCCGCCACAACTCGACCGGTCAGGGCAACGTATCCGTGGGGCTCGTTCCGCCGACCAAAGCTGTGGAGTTCCAGGTCCACCAGCCGCACCAGCAgtaccaccaccatcaccagcagcagcagcagcagcagcagcagacggCTCTGGAGACCAAGGACACCAAGCTGTTCAACTGCAGGGTGGAGTACGAGAAGGTGGAGAAGGGCACCAGGAACTCACTGTGTGCCCACGACCCCTCCCAGAGCTGCCCCCAGGAGCAGACCCAGAGTCACGTGTCCTGGCTGTGCTCCAAGCCCTTCAAAGTCATCTGCATCTTCATCACCTTCTACAGCACCGACTACAAGCTGGTGCAGAAAGTGTGTCCAGATTACAACTACCACAGTGACACCCCTTACCTCCCCACCGGGTGATCACCTGACTGGATGAcgggaagaaaaaagaaaaaaaaaaaaaagatgcagagaCAGGCCGTTGCGCCCTGAGCGACGTCAaattatttgaatgaaaatggaGTCCAGACACTTGAAACTTGAGATGTTGACAGGCATTATTACAGCTAACATATCCTTGTCGCAAGACTGATATTGCTCCAATGAACAGACCTACCCCAAGGTCATTATGAGAGCATTTAGGGAAGCATTTATAGGCTTGCAATACTCATATTATATGCATAGCTGCTTACATTGAAAGGAAATTCTCAAGCCAACTATAAAAATATGCTGattgtatttatgtaaatattgtgGATTCCACACAAAGACCAGAAAAcaattttattaatgttttctccTGCTAATTTAGTTGTTTATGTCGATAATGTATTTCCGTCTCAATCatgctttctgtcttttccaatCAGTCTCTGGTAATCATTGCAAACACGTAAATGTCAATGCAAATAAGAAGAATCTGTCAGTATGCATTAGAGGGCATAATGGGAAAAAGCAAACATATTTTGAATGGTGTTGTTTTCTGCAGTGCGATTGTTAGAGTCAATATACCTCTCTGATATTGTTGTTGGAATCTCGTCCATGTCCATGCATGAACCGAATGTggtaaacaactgaaaaacatccatctatattttcatgttattgCAGCTGTCAGAAATAATCTTCACTGAGTCATGATTGTtacaggagaaaaagaggaagaagaagaaaaaaaaaaacttctatttTAATTCTGCGTTATGTGTTTAGCGGTTTTAAGGGCATAGATGGCGCACGGAAAAAAATGACACCAATGGAGGGCTCCCGTCAAATCAGACAAAAGCAAGTAAATgttgcaataaataaataaaacttgcAGAAGACACACAAGATGACAGGGATACAGAAGATCATTTTTCTgcactgcttttaaaaaaaaacaaaaaaaaaaacataactgtgCCCTAATTCTGCTGTGTTCTCAGTCCTGCATTTCCATTTTAGACACTTAAGACGTGGCTCTTATGTTTGTGACATAAAACAAGTCCGGTATAATAAAATTTCATCTTCTGTATCACTAACATGACAAGCAACCTGTTGTTAGGAGTGTCAGAGCCACAGTGCCCCCGCAGTATCCAAAAATATCTGTACACAGTAGGGTTTAGCatctatatataaaaaaaaaaaacaagtgtctgAAAGTGTTTAAAAATAGATATTAGAACaagctgaagaggaaaacatGGAGGTGTTAGAGAAGATAATATGAAGTTCATTTAACAAAGGTTGAAACAGAACAGATATTGTGTTAAAATGTGagatgtggtaaaaaaaaaaaaaagataaaaaaagaaaaagtggtttcttgctgcagaggagacagaggagacatacattaaacagcaggtgcTAATCACACATTCCACCTATCAAACGTTTGCACCACTGGTTATCAAAAAGGCAAATTCTAGATGAGACTAACGCTGGCTGTTAATGATATTGGATGTTCCAATTGGCTATTAAACCTTCATTACATAAATTGGGAGCCAGTGGCTCCACGTGAAGCATTAAGAGAAAATGAACACAGTGTAAGTGGGAGCTCTGCAGAGTCAACATCAGAGAAAGAACAAATTAAAGTGCCGATAGAAAACCtgtaaaaaagtacaaatgtgCACCTAGGGGCGCAATCACTGCTGTCTATTTAAATTCAGTGCTCTTTCATAGTGTACACTATGGTATACGCAACACAGTAACTGCTAATCGCAGCCTGGACGGCGTCCAATATGCCAACATGGGGTGTATTTTTCTGACAAGGCAGGCCAAAGAATAGGGGGTCTGCCTGTGGGATGAGTGAGCATAAAGAGGAATTTATGATGTGGAGGAACAAGGCTGGCAGAAATCACTGGAAGCACCTGACTCGTAAATTGAGAGCATGTTTCTGTCACCGAGAAGAAGGAATGACTAATGTCTCAGATTGCTGTTTGGGCCAGTTCTTTCATCTCAATAAAGTGACTCTGATATCTCTCCACCCCTACCCAAAATGTGCCAGGGACAGTTTGTTCAGCTTCAAAGAATTAAAAGGCAGCACTTTGCCGAGACAATGCGACCTCATTATGCACATAATCTTACAAGTGTAAACAGtctggcacaaaaaaaaaaagtgtttggtgTGAAAGCTGCTGAGAGATGGATCTGTTCCCTGACTGATGTCGTCTGAGGGTAAATACAATATACGTGTTGTGTTTAAGGCGGAATTATTAAtgactataataataataatgacaaaattaaCTGCACTAACTGTGTGTGATGTACGAGGTGTCGACGAACGCAGAGAGTCATTGACCGACTTGTGTGTCTTTCAGCTTTTTGTTCTGATTTTAAGGTCtgcactgtttttattttggtttacCCTCGCTGCCCTGAGCGTCACCTCCAGTGGcagaaaagctctaaaaaaacGACAAACGGAGACAGattgactagctggtgaacacagtgaagcatttagtagctaaagagccaaatatttttttctcaggagttgctGGAGATCAAAAGGGAGTAAACATTGGACTCACAttatgtaagtccaatattttcTCCAGAAAAACAACTCCAAATGTTGCTGAAGTAGAAATGTAGTGTAGTGATCAACTTtataaaaaggtgaaaatatgtcaatgttgtgttcacagcttgttctGTTGCCTCCAAGTTgttaaacaaatcaattaatgcaggtttaagatgaaaaatgagcatttttttgtttgatagTCATTGCAAATATCAAGCTGTTTTACGTCTGTGTTTAATAACTTTACTGATTTAAAACAAATCTTAGCACCTGGAGATATTAATAAGTTTGATTTAATTGTTTGGTCGGGTGTTAAGAGAGTATTAAAACACCTGCAATCATTTTGGGAGTGACAGCAGCTTCCAGTTTTTGTATTTAGCCTTTTAGCGGTAGGGCTAACCTTTTGTTAACTATCAGATCGACTCAGTGAAGTGATTAAAACGGAGAGGAAAGTAAGGAAGAAAAGTAGCGTCGTATAATTAAAAACCATCTCACGTAGGAAATAGAGCTTTTCAGAAATTTAATTCAAACCAATCTCAAATATCTAATAACTTAAATTTCTTGGAGACTAATTTGCACAATTGTGAAAAGGTCAGATTC
This sequence is a window from Thunnus thynnus chromosome 10, fThuThy2.1, whole genome shotgun sequence. Protein-coding genes within it:
- the LOC137190913 gene encoding neurexophilin 1; this encodes MRGDAPHGGMRTTCLLAAALLLLSFISLVSSADSPSSGNSDLRESSKSKVKTYWTESSKAFSISRLLSQSLYGKENFTSLDLNYDEADPFSKQEQWNWLYNASNPRDPRSRTKRRPIVKTGKFKKMFGWGDFHSNIKTVKLNLLITGKIVDHGNGTFSVYFRHNSTGQGNVSVGLVPPTKAVEFQVHQPHQQYHHHHQQQQQQQQQTALETKDTKLFNCRVEYEKVEKGTRNSLCAHDPSQSCPQEQTQSHVSWLCSKPFKVICIFITFYSTDYKLVQKVCPDYNYHSDTPYLPTG